One genomic region from Gossypium hirsutum isolate 1008001.06 chromosome D13, Gossypium_hirsutum_v2.1, whole genome shotgun sequence encodes:
- the LOC121225010 gene encoding probable 2-oxoglutarate-dependent dioxygenase AOP1, whose protein sequence is MGVNAEIEYPVIEFRSSDLKRGTDGWNRLCKRVREACETFGSFEVVYEKISTEVREEVFRLIKELVEVPVERKQKNVSPMPFHGWVGSCPQISLLYEGFGVGDASNYDSIKRFAQLMWPDGYPHFW, encoded by the coding sequence aTGGGTGTCAACGCTGAAATTGAGTACCCAGTCATTGAGTTCCGTTCATCGGATTTGAAGCGAGGTACTGATGGGTGGAATCGTTTGTGCAAGAGGGTTCGTGAGGCTTGCGAGACTTTCGGCTCTTTTGAGGTGGTATACGAAAAGATATCAACAGAAGTTCGAGAAGAGGTTTTTAGGTTGATTAAAGAACTGGTTGAAGTCCCAGTAGAGAGGAAACAGAAGAACGTTAGTCCCATGCCTTTCCATGGTTGGGTTGGATCATGCCCTCAGATTTCTTTGTTGTATGAAGGCTTCGGAGTTGGAGATGCCTCCAACTATGATTCTATTAAAAGGTTTGCTCAACTTATGTGGCCTGATGGTTACCCACACTTTTGGTAA
- the LOC121225255 gene encoding probable 2-oxoglutarate-dependent dioxygenase AOP1.2 gives MEELNKLIWLMIIDSYGLGEESLKMCYTTLIRMVKYMAPPSGKFESGLFPHTDKPISTLICEDKISGLEIEVKDGQWLRLSNLSPSSFVFMVGDPFKAWSNGRLKSGMHRVMMSGDKDRYSIAAFAVPNKGTIIKTPKELIDDQHPQLYKDFDFMEYFFFTASDLAKRFNSNQQIDAFAALSPPISN, from the exons ATGGAAGAGCTAAACAAGTTAATCTGGCTAATGATAATTGATAGTTATGGATTAGGGGAGGAATCACTGAAGATGTGCTACACAACGCTAATACGGATGGTGAAATACATGGCCCCTCCATCGGGGAAGTTTGAGAGTGGACTCTTTCCTCATACAGATAAACCAATTAGCACACTCATTTGCGAGGATAAAATTTCAGGACTGGAAATTGAGGTCAAGGACGGCCAATGGTTGAGGTTGTCTAATTTATCTCCTTCTTCCTTTGTATTTATGGTTGGAGACCCTTTCAAg GCTTGGAGTAATGGGAGATTGAAATCGGGGATGCACAGAGTGATGATGAGTGGAGATAAAGATCGATATTCTATAGCAGCTTTTGCCGTTCCAAACAAGGGTACCATAATCAAGACACCCAAAGAGCTTATAGATGACCAACATCCTCAACTTTACAAAGACTTTGATTTCATGGAGTACTTCTTTTTTACTGCTTCGGACTTAGCAAAGAGGTTCAACTCCAACCAGCAGATCGACGCCTTTGCTGCTCTCTCACCACCGATTTCCAATTAA